A genomic region of Miscanthus floridulus cultivar M001 chromosome 3, ASM1932011v1, whole genome shotgun sequence contains the following coding sequences:
- the LOC136542515 gene encoding phospholipid-transporting ATPase 2-like, translating to MKRFVYINDESYQNDYCDNRISNTKYTLLNFLPKNLWEQFRRFMNQYFLLIACLQLWSLITPVNPASTWGPLIFIFAVSATKEAWDDYNRYISDKQANDKEVWIVKNGARKHIQAQDIRVGNIVWIRENEEVPCDLVLLGTSEPQGICHVETAALDGEIDLKTRASPPPCVGLEFEQLHKIKGVIECLIPDKDIRRFDANIRLFPPFIDNDICPLTINNTLLQSCYLRNTEWACGVAVYTGNETKLGMSRGVPEPKLTAMDAMIDKLTGAIFLFQLTVVVVLGAAGNVWKGMEARKQWYVKYDDNEPWYQILVIPLRFELLCSIMIPISIKVSLDFVKSLYAKFIDWDEDMYDLENDIPAHATNTAISEDLGQVEYILTDKTGTLTENKMIFRRCCIGGTFYGNESGDALRDVELLNAVANNSPHVIKFLKVMTLCNTVIPIKSPSGSILYKAQSQDEDALVNAAANLHMVLVSKNGNNAEIHFNRRVMQYEILDILEFTSDRKRMSVVVLDCQSGKIFLLSKGADEAMLPCAYSGQKTKTFVDAVDKYAQLGLRTLCLGWRELEPEEYTKWSQSFKEANSSLNDREWKVAEVCQKLEHSLEILGVSAIEDRLQDGVPETIEILRQSGINFWMLTGDKQSTAIQIALLCNLISSEPKGQLLHINGKTQDEVARSLERVLLTMRITSSEPKELAFVVDGWALEIILSHYTEAFTELAVLSKTALCCRVTPSQKAQLVKLLKSCDYRTLAIGDGGNDVRMIQQADVGVGISGREGLQAARAADYSIGKFRFLKRLILVHGRYSYNRTAFLSQYSFYKSLLICFIQILFSFLSGIAGTSLFNSVSLMAYNVFYTSIPVLTTVLDKDLSEKTVMQNPEILLYCQAGRLLNPSTFAGWFGRSLYHAIVIFLITIHAYANEKSEMEELSMIALSGSIWLQAFVVTLEMNSFTFLQLLAIWGNLIAFYVLNFFISSIPTSGMYTIMFRLCRQPSYWITLVLISGVGMGPVLALKYFRYTYRPSAINILQKAEHSRGPMYTLVNLESQLRSDKDNMMVAGSTAPAKNKSSVYEPLLSDSPMASRRSLGPSSFDIFQPAHSRTSHPRNIKAN from the exons ATGAAGCGTTTTGTCTACATAAATGATGAGTCTTATCAGAACGACTACTGCGATAACCGGATTTCTAATACAAAGTATACCTTATTGAACTTCCTGCCAAAAAACCTATGGGAACAGTTCAG GCGCTTCATGAATCAATATTTCTTGTTGATAGCTTGTCTGCAACTATGGTCACTTATCACTCCTGTAAATCCTGCAAGTACCTGGGGCCCACTTATATTTATCTTTGCAGTTTCTGCAACCAAAGAGGCATGGGATGACTACAACAGGTATATTTCAGATAAACAAGCGAATGATAAAGAAGTGTGGATTGTTAAGAATGGTGCCCGGAAACAT ATTCAAGCTCAAGATATCCGTGTTGGTAACATAGTTTGGATTCGAGAGAATGAAGAAGTACCATGTGATCTTGTTTTGTTGGGAACTTCTGAACCACAAGGCATCTGTCACGTTGAG ACAGCTGCTCTTGATGGGGAAATTGATTTGAAGACAAGAGCAAGCCCACCACCTTGCGTAGGGCTGGAGTTTGAACAGCTGCACAAAATAAAG GGTGTGATCGAGTGCCTGATACCGGATAAAGACATACGaagatttgatgcaaacatccGCCTGTTTCCTCCATTCATTGATAATGACATTTGCCCATTGACTATTAATAACACATTGCTGCAGTCATGCTACTTGAGAAATACAGAATGGGCTTGTGGCGTAGCAGTTTATACAG GCAATGAAACTAAGTTGGGGATGAGTAGGGGTGTCCCAGAACCCAAGCTAactgctatggatgcaatgattgaTAAGCTTACTGGTGCCATATTCTTATTTCAACTTACAGTCGTTGTCGTTCTTGGGGCTGCTGGCAATGTTTGGAAGGGTATGGAAGCTCGCAAG CAATGGTATGTTAAGTATGATGACAATGAACCATGGTATCAGATTCTGGTTATACCTCTGCGGTTTGAACTATTGTGTTCTATTATGATTCCCATTTCAATAAAG GTTTCTTTGGACTTTGTTAAAAGTCTGTACGCGAAGTTCATAGATTGGGATGAGGATATGTATGACCTGGAAAACGACATACCTGCCCATGCAACAAA CACAGCAATTAGTGAAGACTTGGGGCAGGTTGAATATATTTTGACAGATAAAACTGGGACATTGACTGAGAACAAGATGATCTTCAGAAGGTGCTGTATCGGGGGTACCTTTTATGGGAATGAATCTGGAGATGCGCTCAGAG ATGTTGAATTATTGAACGCTGTCGCCAATAATTCCCCTCATGTCATCAAGTTTTTGAAAGTCATGACACTCTGCAATACAGTAATTCCTATAAAAAG TCCTAGTGGATCAATTTTGTATAAAGCCCAGTCCCAGGATGAGGATGCTCTGGTTAATGCGGCTGCAAATTTGCATATGGTTCTTGTCAGCAAGAATGGAAACAATGCAG AAATTCACTTCAACCGTCGAGTGATGCAATATGAGATACTTGACATCCTTGAGTTCACATCTGACCGGAAAAGAATGTCTGTTGTCGTTTTGGATTGTCAGAGTGGCAAGATTTTTCTCTTGTCCAAAGGAGCTGATGAGGCAATGCTTCCTTGTGCTTATTCTG GACAAAAGACAAAGACGTTTGTTGATGCAGTTGACAAATATGCTCAGCTGGGGTTGCGCACACTCTGCTTGGGATGGCGTGAGCTGGAACCAGAGGAATACACTAAATGGTCTCAATCATTTAAGGAGGCTAATAGCTCGTTGAATGACAGGGAG TGGAAAGTTGCTGAGGTTTGCCAAAAGTTAGAACATAGCTTGGAGATTCTAGGTGTCAGTGCAATAGAAGATCGCCTCCAG GATGGGGTACCAGAAACTATTGAAATACTGAGGCAGTCAGGAATCAACTTCTGGAtgttaactggtgataaacaaaGTACTGCCATTCAAATTGCTCTTTTGTGCAACTTGATTTCTTCAG AACCTAAAGGGCAGCTCTTGCATATCAATGGgaaaactcaagatgaagttgctaGAAGCTTGGAAAGAGTTCTTCTTACCATGAGGATTACGTCATCAGAGCCTAAG GAGCTGGCTTTTGTAGTGGATGGCTGGGCACTAGAGATTATTCTGTCACACTATACTGAAGCTTTTACTGAACTAGCAGTTCTTTCAAAAACTGCATTATGCTGTCGTGTTACACCTTCACAAAAAGCTCAG CTAGTGAAGCTTCTAAAGTCGTGTGACTATCGAACTTTGGCAATCGGTGATGGTGGGAATGATGTAAGGATGATACAACAGGCTGACGTTGGTGTAGGAATTAGTGGTAGGGAAGGTCTTCAAGCTGCAAGGGCTGCTGACTATAGCATTGGCA AATTCAGGTTCCTGAAAAGGCTGATTCTTGTCCATGGGCGGTACTCCTACAATCGCACTGCCTTTCTTTCGCAATACTCTTTCTACAAGTCATTGTTAATTTGCTTTATTCAGATACT tttttcttttctttcaggCATTGCTGGAACAAGCTTATTCAACTCAGTTAGTTTGATGGCTTATAATGTTTTCTACACAAGCATTCCTGTTTTAACTACTGTACTGGACAAGGATTTATCTGAAAAGACAGTGATGCAAAATCCAGAGATATTACTTTACTGCCAAGCCGGAAG GCTTCTCAATCCAAGTACCTTTGCTGGTTGGTTTGGTCGATCATTGTATCAT GCAATCGTTATTTTCTTAATAACCATCCATGCATACGCTAATGAGAAAAGCGAGATGGAGGAGCTCTCAATGATTGCACTCTCAGGAAGCATTTGGTTGCAGGCATTTGTTGTGACATTGGAGATGAA TTCCTTCACATTTCTGCAACTTCTGGCCATATGGGGAAACCTCATTGCCTTCTATGTCCTAAACTTCTTTATCAGCAGTATACCCACTTCTGGAATGTACACCATCATGTTCCGCCTTTGCAGACAACCGTCATACTGGATAACGCTGGTG TTGATCAGTGGAGTTGGAATGGGTCCTGTATTAGCTCTGAAATATTTCAGATATACATACAGACCTAGCGCGATCAACATTCTTCAGAAGGCCGAGCACTCACGGGGGCCGATGTACACCCTGGTGAATCTGGAGTCCCAACTGAGATCAGATAAAGATAATATGATGGTAGCCGGTTCCACAGCACCAGCCAAGAATAAGAGCTCTGTTTACGAGCCTTTGCTTTCTGACTCACCGATGGCATCCAGGAGATCGCTTGGACCATCTTCATTTGACATCTTCCAGCCAGCACATTCCAGAACATCTCACCCTAGAAATATAAAAGCCAATTAA